One genomic region from Stackebrandtia nassauensis DSM 44728 encodes:
- a CDS encoding response regulator transcription factor yields the protein MRQLLILDDDTRHRRDLATRLFPHYQVRSAAVSVVGATLTDLLRPTCQRPDVVIIDPYNDYTDALQLLRTIVAASGRPVIITGLPRPEPEIVAALRCGADTFLPKPFSVNALEARLAATLRRAPAPPAPAPRLVGDLRVDLASHTVTLRGIPIRLTRAEFDLLACLSEYPGRLLPRATVMARTRCHDDRATIDVLLSRLRSKLGESARRPRLLHTVRGRGIALGEPARAPSH from the coding sequence ATGAGACAACTGCTGATCCTCGACGACGACACCCGGCACCGCCGCGACCTCGCCACCCGGCTGTTCCCCCACTACCAGGTGCGCTCGGCCGCGGTGAGCGTCGTGGGCGCCACCCTCACCGACCTGTTGCGCCCCACCTGCCAGCGTCCCGACGTCGTCATCATCGACCCGTACAACGACTACACCGACGCACTCCAACTGCTGCGCACGATCGTCGCGGCCTCGGGGCGACCGGTCATCATCACCGGCCTGCCCCGCCCGGAACCCGAGATCGTCGCGGCACTGCGATGCGGCGCCGACACCTTCCTGCCCAAACCCTTCTCGGTCAACGCCTTGGAGGCCCGGCTGGCCGCGACGCTGCGCCGCGCCCCCGCCCCACCGGCCCCGGCACCCCGTCTGGTGGGCGACCTGCGGGTGGATCTGGCCTCCCACACCGTGACCCTGCGCGGCATCCCGATCCGTTTGACCCGCGCCGAGTTCGACCTGCTGGCCTGCCTGTCCGAATACCCGGGCCGGCTGTTGCCCCGCGCCACCGTGATGGCGCGAACCCGCTGCCACGACGATCGGGCCACCATAGACGTCCTACTGTCGCGGCTGCGTTCCAAACTGGGCGAGTCTGCCCGCCGCCCCCGGTTGCTGCACACCGTGAGGGGACGCGGCATCGCCCTGGGCGAACCCGCGCGGGCACCGTCGCACTGA
- a CDS encoding LysR family transcriptional regulator has translation MDPEIRHLRAICAIADAGSLSKAARVLGISQPALSAQLKRIERIVGAELFVRARSGVVPTPDGERTLERARMLLVELDAFVGGLRHPNGRTRTALRLGSAHMECVGTMIELVRKALPEYEVRLRVEPSAVILAQAVTHDRMDLAVIGTMVDHDVRLAPPVEQRVLVPQVPVFVAIASGHALASRPEIALSELAGESWICPPGADDGSLASLRDACRHAGFEARVDYEAPSGGARQLIESGQGVRLVEPTASQEPGIAVRPLTGDPLHMRYRLAWRSGRFTDIELGRVYRAVGQAYTSHAVGSPVFAPWWQRHPEVHPLAGA, from the coding sequence ATGGATCCCGAGATCCGGCACCTGCGGGCGATCTGCGCCATCGCCGACGCCGGAAGCCTGTCCAAGGCCGCCCGCGTCCTCGGTATCTCGCAACCGGCGCTGTCAGCCCAGCTCAAACGCATCGAGCGCATCGTCGGCGCCGAACTGTTCGTCCGCGCCCGGTCGGGCGTCGTGCCCACACCCGACGGGGAGCGCACCCTGGAGCGAGCCCGGATGCTGCTCGTCGAACTGGACGCGTTCGTCGGCGGACTGCGCCATCCGAACGGCCGCACCAGAACCGCGCTGCGGCTGGGTTCGGCCCATATGGAGTGTGTCGGCACCATGATCGAACTGGTGCGCAAGGCGTTGCCCGAGTACGAGGTTCGGCTGCGTGTCGAACCCTCGGCGGTGATCCTGGCCCAGGCCGTCACCCACGACCGGATGGACCTGGCGGTGATCGGCACCATGGTGGACCACGACGTGCGGCTGGCGCCGCCGGTCGAGCAACGCGTCCTGGTGCCACAGGTGCCGGTGTTCGTGGCCATCGCCAGCGGTCACGCGCTCGCCTCCCGGCCCGAGATCGCACTGTCCGAACTGGCCGGTGAGTCGTGGATCTGTCCGCCCGGCGCCGACGACGGCTCGCTGGCCTCGTTGCGGGATGCCTGCCGCCACGCGGGTTTCGAGGCGAGGGTCGACTACGAGGCGCCCAGTGGCGGTGCCCGGCAGCTCATCGAGTCCGGGCAGGGCGTGCGGCTGGTCGAACCCACCGCGAGCCAGGAACCGGGTATCGCGGTGCGGCCGCTGACCGGCGATCCGCTGCACATGCGGTACCGCTTGGCCTGGCGGTCGGGACGCTTCACCGACATCGAACTGGGCCGGGTGTACCGGGCGGTCGGGCAGGCGTACACCAGCCACGCCGTCGGCAGCCCGGTCTTCGCGCCGTGGTGGCAGCGGCATCCCGAGGTGCATCCGCTCGCCGGTGCTTAG
- a CDS encoding collagenase, producing MSLTRTRRLIGAATVAVVLTAGIALTASQGAADPAPDRPHTPPTAASPAATHTDPGPADMRDRPPNPAPDPGTDNPYAAEDPKRPSDKHGTRQACDPADFTSRTGDELVAFIRETETSCVNTLFGLTGTDANGAFREEQMISVANGMRDNAASYPGDNSTGTAPLVLYLRAGYYVQWGHPDDVGEYGPELDQAAKSALETFFASERAFDVNDANGEILAETVTLVDSAEQNPHFLDVVKKLLTDYDTSWNEHYWMTAAVNNVYIVLFRGHQLPEFVEAVKADSSVLDTVHDFAITHIGQSRGDQWYLIHNAGRELGRFLQHDSLRDTARPLVKDLLDSSDMTGDSAPLWMGSAEMADYYDQSNCDYYDVCDLANRVSEAVLSVKHSCGDTVTIRAQQLDAGELSQTCDSLSGQDGFFHDVANDPGPVADDNNDSLEVVVFDSSVDYRVFAGAVFGIDTNNGGMYLEGDPADPDNQPRFIAHEADWQTEFAIWNLNHEYTHYLDGRFDMYGDFAAGVSTPTIWWIEGFAEYVSYSYRDEQYDAAIAEAAKGTYDLDTLFSTTYDHDQTRVYQWGYLAVRFMIQNHRQDVDTVLGHYRSGDWDAAYAHLTDTIGSEYNAEWRDWLTACGAGDCG from the coding sequence ATGTCCCTGACCCGAACCCGGCGACTGATCGGCGCGGCCACCGTCGCCGTCGTCCTGACCGCCGGTATCGCCCTGACCGCCTCGCAAGGCGCGGCGGACCCGGCACCCGACCGACCCCACACCCCACCGACGGCGGCCAGCCCCGCCGCCACCCACACCGATCCCGGCCCGGCCGACATGCGCGACCGGCCCCCGAACCCCGCGCCCGACCCCGGCACCGACAACCCTTACGCCGCCGAGGATCCGAAACGTCCCTCCGACAAGCACGGCACCCGGCAGGCCTGCGACCCGGCGGACTTCACCTCACGCACCGGCGACGAACTGGTGGCGTTCATCCGCGAGACCGAGACCTCCTGCGTCAACACCCTGTTCGGCCTCACCGGCACCGACGCCAACGGCGCCTTCCGTGAGGAACAGATGATCTCGGTGGCCAACGGCATGCGCGACAACGCCGCGTCCTATCCCGGCGACAACTCCACCGGCACCGCGCCGCTGGTGCTGTACCTGCGCGCCGGATACTACGTCCAATGGGGTCACCCCGACGACGTCGGCGAATATGGCCCCGAACTGGACCAGGCCGCGAAGTCCGCACTGGAGACGTTCTTCGCCAGCGAGCGCGCCTTCGACGTCAACGACGCCAACGGCGAGATCCTCGCCGAGACGGTCACCCTCGTCGACAGCGCCGAACAGAATCCCCACTTCCTCGACGTGGTCAAGAAACTGCTCACCGACTACGACACCTCCTGGAACGAGCACTACTGGATGACCGCCGCGGTCAACAACGTCTACATCGTCCTGTTCCGCGGCCACCAGCTGCCGGAGTTCGTCGAAGCCGTGAAGGCCGACTCCTCGGTCCTGGACACCGTGCACGACTTCGCCATCACCCACATCGGCCAGTCCCGGGGCGACCAGTGGTACCTGATCCACAACGCCGGACGTGAACTGGGCCGGTTCCTGCAACACGACTCACTGCGCGACACCGCCCGGCCGCTGGTGAAGGACCTGCTCGACAGCAGCGACATGACCGGCGATTCAGCGCCACTGTGGATGGGTTCGGCGGAGATGGCCGACTACTACGACCAGTCCAACTGCGACTACTACGACGTCTGCGACCTGGCCAACCGGGTCTCCGAGGCCGTCCTGTCGGTCAAGCACAGCTGCGGCGACACGGTTACGATCCGGGCCCAGCAACTGGACGCGGGGGAGTTGTCGCAAACCTGCGACAGCCTGTCCGGCCAGGACGGGTTCTTCCACGACGTCGCGAACGACCCCGGACCAGTGGCCGACGACAACAACGACTCCCTGGAGGTGGTCGTGTTCGACTCCAGCGTGGACTACCGGGTCTTCGCCGGAGCCGTGTTCGGCATCGACACCAACAACGGCGGCATGTACCTGGAAGGCGACCCCGCCGACCCCGACAACCAGCCCCGGTTCATCGCCCACGAAGCCGATTGGCAGACCGAGTTCGCCATCTGGAACCTCAACCACGAGTACACCCACTACCTCGACGGCCGCTTCGACATGTACGGCGACTTCGCCGCTGGCGTCAGCACCCCGACCATATGGTGGATCGAGGGCTTCGCCGAGTACGTGTCCTACTCGTACCGCGACGAGCAGTACGACGCCGCCATCGCCGAGGCCGCCAAGGGCACCTACGACCTGGACACCCTGTTCAGCACCACCTACGACCACGACCAGACCCGCGTCTACCAGTGGGGCTACCTGGCGGTGCGGTTCATGATCCAGAACCACCGCCAGGACGTGGACACGGTGCTGGGCCACTACCGCTCCGGCGACTGGGACGCCGCCTACGCGCACCTCACCGACACCATCGGCTCTGAGTACAACGCCGAATGGCGCGACTGGCTGACCGCCTGCGGCGCGGGCGACTGCGGCTGA
- a CDS encoding TetR/AcrR family transcriptional regulator — protein sequence MPGTSSTTPSEEPPPSMARESLLREPPVTERGKRTWEALIAAARTVFERDGYLDARLTDITAEAKCSAGTFYTYFAGKEEIFAAVLARAQEDMLHPGMPHVDADDDPVAIVEASNRAYFAAYRRNARLMGLLEQVANVDAEFRQVRQNRGDAFIRRNARSIAALQKRGLADQTLDPQLASRALSSMVSRLGFWHFVLEPEESADPARFEELVATATRLWANALRLPQRD from the coding sequence ATGCCGGGAACCAGCAGCACGACCCCAAGCGAGGAACCGCCGCCGTCCATGGCCCGCGAGTCGCTGTTGCGGGAACCGCCGGTCACCGAACGCGGCAAACGGACCTGGGAGGCGCTGATCGCCGCGGCCCGCACGGTCTTCGAACGCGACGGCTACCTCGACGCGCGGCTGACCGACATCACCGCCGAGGCGAAGTGCTCGGCCGGAACCTTCTACACCTATTTCGCGGGCAAGGAGGAGATCTTCGCCGCGGTGCTGGCCCGCGCGCAGGAGGACATGCTGCACCCGGGTATGCCGCATGTGGACGCCGACGACGACCCGGTCGCGATCGTCGAGGCCAGCAACCGCGCGTACTTCGCGGCCTACCGCCGCAACGCCCGGCTGATGGGCCTGTTGGAACAGGTCGCCAACGTCGACGCCGAGTTCCGCCAGGTGCGGCAGAACCGGGGCGACGCCTTCATCCGACGCAACGCCCGCAGCATCGCCGCGCTACAGAAACGCGGCCTGGCCGACCAGACCCTCGACCCGCAGCTGGCCTCGCGGGCACTGTCGAGCATGGTCAGTCGCTTGGGGTTCTGGCATTTCGTGCTGGAACCGGAGGAGTCGGCCGACCCGGCCCGCTTCGAGGAACTCGTCGCCACCGCCACCCGGCTGTGGGCCAACGCGCTACGGCTGCCGCAACGGGACTAA
- a CDS encoding class I adenylate-forming enzyme family protein — protein MANVIDPVCRNADSHPESVALRGGSEQWTYRQLRDASLGYAQSLAAAGVDHGDRVLLTAPSVPEFVMAYMGIQAAGAVVVPINTMATEAEISHVLTDAGCRLAVAWHVVADATAAAAANHDIPSWILEPGQSKDAAPTVTPVDRLPHDTTAILYTSGTTGRPKGAELTVENLLSAGEIGAECSRGTREDRSGTALPLFHVFGQASVMMPALTAGGSLSLLAHFDMNELLAMLREHRITHTAGVPTIWNALLHAAADTGPQDFPDLTLAVSGGDTLPGKIARAFEERFGCTLREGYGLTETAAYGTFNQLHRDAKLGHAGSASPRTEVEVRDTDGKPCPQGAVGEVFIKGPTVMKGYWNRPRETAEVLGEDGWFRTGDLGQFDADGYLRIVDRIKELIIRGGYNVYPSEVEEVLYAHPDVVEAAVVGVPDEHYGQEVAAMIVARPGSNLTEAQVSEWSRERLSAYKIPRVITFVDTLVKGPSGKVLKRAIDTSALRLVPLRQP, from the coding sequence ATGGCCAACGTCATCGATCCGGTCTGCCGCAACGCCGACTCCCACCCCGAATCCGTCGCGCTGCGCGGCGGCAGCGAGCAATGGACCTACCGACAACTGCGCGACGCCAGCCTCGGCTACGCCCAATCGCTGGCCGCCGCCGGTGTCGACCACGGCGACCGGGTGCTGCTGACCGCGCCGTCGGTGCCCGAGTTCGTGATGGCGTACATGGGCATCCAGGCCGCCGGAGCCGTCGTCGTGCCCATCAACACCATGGCCACCGAGGCCGAGATCTCCCACGTCCTGACCGACGCGGGCTGCCGACTCGCCGTCGCCTGGCATGTGGTGGCCGACGCGACCGCCGCCGCCGCGGCGAACCACGACATTCCCTCATGGATACTAGAACCTGGACAGTCGAAGGACGCGGCCCCGACCGTCACGCCGGTCGACCGGCTCCCGCACGACACCACGGCGATCCTCTACACCTCCGGCACCACCGGGCGCCCCAAGGGCGCGGAACTGACGGTGGAAAACCTGCTGTCCGCCGGTGAGATCGGCGCCGAATGCAGCCGGGGAACCCGCGAGGACCGCTCCGGCACCGCGTTGCCCCTGTTCCACGTCTTCGGGCAGGCGTCGGTCATGATGCCCGCTTTGACCGCCGGCGGTTCACTGTCACTGTTGGCCCACTTCGACATGAACGAGCTGCTGGCAATGCTGCGCGAGCACCGCATCACCCACACGGCGGGGGTGCCGACCATCTGGAACGCGCTGCTGCACGCCGCCGCCGACACCGGCCCGCAGGACTTCCCCGACCTGACGCTGGCGGTGTCCGGCGGCGACACCCTGCCCGGCAAGATCGCCCGCGCCTTCGAGGAACGCTTCGGCTGCACGCTGCGGGAGGGCTACGGCCTCACCGAGACCGCCGCCTACGGCACCTTCAACCAGCTGCACCGCGACGCGAAGCTCGGCCACGCCGGAAGCGCCTCACCACGCACCGAAGTGGAGGTCAGGGACACCGACGGGAAGCCGTGTCCGCAGGGAGCCGTCGGCGAGGTCTTCATCAAGGGCCCCACCGTCATGAAGGGCTACTGGAACCGGCCGCGGGAGACCGCCGAGGTGCTCGGTGAGGACGGCTGGTTCCGCACCGGCGACCTGGGCCAGTTCGACGCCGACGGGTACCTGCGCATCGTCGACCGCATCAAGGAACTGATCATTCGTGGCGGGTACAACGTCTACCCCAGCGAGGTCGAGGAGGTGCTGTACGCGCATCCCGACGTCGTCGAGGCGGCGGTGGTGGGAGTCCCCGACGAGCACTACGGGCAAGAGGTCGCCGCGATGATCGTCGCCAGGCCGGGTTCGAACCTGACCGAAGCACAGGTCAGCGAGTGGAGCCGCGAGCGGCTGTCGGCGTACAAGATCCCGCGCGTCATCACGTTCGTCGACACGCTTGTCAAGGGCCCCAGCGGAAAGGTACTCAAACGCGCCATCGACACATCCGCGCTGCGGTTAGTCCCGTTGCGGCAGCCGTAG